GCCGTCAAGGGGGCGTCGAGCCCCTCCGTGAACATTCCGGCCGAGCTGCTGGACGTCCTGCTGGCCGTCGCCAACAAGGCACTCGAGTGCGGCTACGACGACGAGCTGAACCTCGCCCTGATCATCAGCGACACCGTCCTCGCCCAGCGGAAGAACTCCCGCGCCGGCTGGCGGCTGCGCGCCCGGCTCCTGGAGGCGCTCGGCGAGGAGACCGAGGCCCTGGAGGCGTACGAGAAGTACCTGAGCCTCACCGACGACGACGGCTTCGGTGTCCGCGCCCGCATCGCGGGCCTGCGCATCGCGGGGGACAAGGAGCGCGAGCTGCTGGAGCTGCTCACGCGCCAGGTCCCCGGCGCCCGCGCCTTCTCCGGCCGCCCCGCCACCGACGTGTGGGCCGAGGGGCTGGCCGCGCACGCCGTCGCCGACTGGGCCGCGGCCGAGCCCCGGCTGGTGGGAGCGCTCCTCTCGCTGGCCGGCGAGAGCGCCCCCGTGCAGGAGCGCCAGGAACTGCTCAGTCAGTACCTCGACCTGCGCTCCACCGAGGACACCGATCTCACCGCCCTCACCGAGGCCGTCGAGCTCTACGCCGAGCAGCGCCGCAACCGCATGCGCGGCCCGGTCGACGACCCCACCGTCGGCGGCGTGCAGTGGATCACCCTGGGCGAGTTCCGCAACCTGATCGCCGGCAAGTCGATCTGCCTGATCGCCAACTCCGGGCGCGTCGGCGCGAGTTCGATGGGCAAGGAGATCGACGCGTACGACATCGTCGTCCGCTTCAACTCGTACAGGATCGACCCGAAGCACACCGGCAGCAGGACCGACGTCCACGCCACGATCCACAAGCACGGCTTCAACTGGGACCAGCAGGTCACCACCCGGCTCGTCTTCGGCGGCGTCTCCGGCGACTGGAAGTACTCGCTGCGCAACCGCCTGGTGCCCGGCGCCCAGACCTACCTGGGCGACGAGTCGCTGCGCTGGCCCGTGCGCAACATCGGCAAGGTCTCGACCGACGTCTGGTCGGGCATCCCGACCTCCGGCTTCAACATGCTGTGGCTGCTGGACTTCCTCGACGTGAGCCCGAAGCTCGACCTGATCGGCTTCGACTTCTACGAGAGCGGCGCCTACCGACTCCAGGAGGCGATGAAGCTCGCCATCACATCCGTGCACGAATACACCAGCGAGAAGGCATGGGTCATGGAGCGGGCCCAGAGCGTGACCGACATGAGGATATCCCTGCGATGACCAGCAACTCCCTGATCGGGACCGCCGCCCCCCTGGCCCCGGTGACCGACGCGCACGCCCTCACCGGCAAGCGGAAGACAGCCTTCGCCAGCTTCGTCGACGAGAACTACCTGCCCGGCTTCCTCGTCCTGCTGCGCAGCCTCGCCCTGTCCAACCCGGGCGTGTGCGAGGACTTCGTCGTCCTCTACGACGACCTGCGCCCCGGTTCGATCGCCAAGATCCGTGCGCTGCACCCGCGGATCGTCCTCAAGCGGGTCGACGCCGACCACTACGACGCGTACAAGAAGGGCGACCAGGACAACTACCTGGTCCGCAAGGCGTACTTCATCCTGGACGTCTTCAAGCTGCGCGAGTACGACACCGTCATCACCCTCGACACCGACATGGTCGTCCTCGGCGACCTCGGTGAACTCCTGCGGCTGCGCGAGGGGTTGGCGGCCGTCCCGCAGTTCTTCTACGGACAGCACAAGCTCAACTCCGGCCTGCTGGTCATCCAGCGCGAGTACCTGAGCGACGCGTTCTGCGCGAAGCTCGACACGTGCGGCCGCTCCGGCGACTACGAGCTCGACAAGCACGACCAGGGCATCCTCAACGCCGTCCTGGACGGCGACTTCGTCCGCCTCGACGCCCGCTACAACTTCGTCAAGCGACGGCTGTCGGGCGACCTGCCCGTCCCCGACGACACCGCGATCCTGCACTTCACCGGCCGCCACAAGCCCTGGCAGGGCGGTGAGACCGGCTACAGCCGGGCCGAGGAGCGCTGGCGCGAGTTCGAGCTGTCCGACGCCGAGTTCCAGGCCGCGTACATGGAGTCCCCCGGCGGCCTCCACCACGACCTGGTCGTGCACTACGGCACCCCGCACGTGGCGCGCACCGCGGACGTCGAGGTGGCCCGCAAGGTGGCCGCCGCCCACATCGCGTCCGGCGACTACCAGCACGCCGTCGACATCCTGAGCAGCGTCCGCATCCCGCTCGACGAGGCCTGGCCGCACGAGGTCCTCGGTCACGCCCTGATGAGCGTCTCCCGCTACGACGAGGCCAGGACACAGCTCCTGCTGGCCGCCGCCGCCCCCAACCGGGCCGCCACCGCGTACGCCCGCCTCGCCCAGATGGCCTGGGTGAGCGGCGACAACACCGAGGCCCTGCGGCACGCCACCGCCGGCATGTCCGTCGACCCGACCCACCGTTCCAGCCGGCTGTGGGCGCAGCGCGCGGCCGCCGTGCCGGCACAGGAACTGGGCGCCCCCGAGGACCAGTTGGCGCACGTCGCCTTCTACATGGACCGGCAGGGCAACGCGGGCGACAAGCTCCTCCCGGAGAGCGTCCGCTCCGCCTTCGGCCCGGACACCACCTCGCGCCGCTGGCACCCGGTGCACGCCCACCGGCTCTTCGACGAGGCCGCACTCCAGCGGGTCAACCGGCGCCGGGGCATGGTCATCGGCGGGGGCGGCCTGTTCATCCCGGACACCATGCCCAACGGCAACAGCGCCTGGCAGTGGAACGTCCCCGACGAGCTCCTGAAGCGCATCGACGTACCCATCGCGGTCTTCGCGGTGGGCTTCAACGCCTTCGACGGCCAGTCCTACCGCGCGGGCCGCTTCCGCGACTCGCTCCGGCTCCTCGTCGAGCAGTCCTCCTTCTTCGGCCTGCGCAACCACGGCTCGATCGAGAAGGTCCGGGCCATGGTCCCGTCCCACCTCCACGACAAGATCCGCTTCCAGCCCTGTCCGACGACGGTCACCCGCCAACTGGTCCCCGGCTGGCAGGACCCGGTGAAGCGCGACGACACGATCCTCCTCAACGCCGCCTACGACCGCGCGGGCCTGCGCTTCGGCCACGACTACGACTACTTCCTGGCCCAGATGGCCAAGGCCGTCCGGGACCTGGGCGAGCTGGCCGAGGTCCAGTGCGCGGCGCACTCACTGGACGACGAGAAGATCGTCTTCGACCTGCGGCGCGAGCACGGCATCTCGATGCCCGTCATCCCGATGTACGACTTCGACAACAAGGCGATCCTCGACCTCTACGCCCGCACCAAGCTGGTCATCGGCATGCGCGGTCACGCGGGCATGATCCCCTTCGGCTGCGGCACGCCGATCATCAGCCTGATCTCGCACCCGAAGATGGCGTACTTCCTGCGGGACATCGAGCGGCCCGAGTGGGGTGTCTCGGTCCACGACCGGCATCTCGCCGCCCGTCTGGTGGAGCGCTCGAAGGAGCTGCTCGCCGACCACGACGGGTCGGTCGCCGACGTCCACGGCCGCCAGCAGGAGCTGTGGAAGGTCACCGAGGCCAACGCAGCCGACCTGCGGGTCCTGCTGGGCGGCTGAGCACACCATGACGACGACACTGGCCGGCGACACGTCCGTACGGCCCACCGCGCCCGGCGGCCGCCGCTCACCCCTCAGGTGGGCGGCGGTCGCCGTGCCGTCCGTGGCCGCCGTGGTGTACACCGTGCTCACCCGCGGTCTCACCGGCGACCTCCACTACGTCCTGGCAGCCCTGCGCACCGGCCGCGCGGCCGGCTACTCCCCCTCCGAGGTCTTCACCCACCGCCCGTACTTCTACCGGTGGTTCGTCGCACTCCTGGACCGGCTCGCCTTCTTCGGGGGTACGGCGGTCCGCGAGGCGGTGATGAACGCGGCGGGAGTCCTGCTCGCCGCCGCCGCGGCCTACGCCCTGTACGTGGCACTGCAGCGCCGGGTCACGGTCCGCGAGGCAGTGCTGACGGCCGGTGCCACCGGGCTCGCCCTGGCCCTCGCTCCCCGCAACGACTTCCTCCAGCCGGAGTGGGCGGCCGTCGTCCTCACGGTGTTCGGCGCCGCCGCCGCCCTCGGCCCGCGGCGGCCCTGGCCCGCCGCCCTGCTCGCCGCGCTCCCGCTGGGCCTCGCGGTGATGATGAAGTACTCCACCGCCGCGACCGCCGCGATCGGGGTGCTCCTCGTCTACGCGGTCGACCGGGGCCGGGCCGTACGCATCGCCGCGGCCGGCATCCCTGCCGCCCTGGCCCTGTTCGGGCTGAGCGCCCTCGCCGGCACCCACGAGTGGCAGTGGACCGAGGACATGCCGCAGATCAACCAGTCCGCGCTGAGCCGGACCGGCATCCACCCGCACTTCATCCTCGGACGCACGGTGGACTTCCTCGCCGACCGCGCGGTCACCAGTCCGGTGCTGCTGCTCCTGCCGGGCGCGCTGCTGCTCGTCCTGACCCGGGTGCGGGGCCGGCTGCGCCGCACCGAACTCCTCGTGATCGCCGTGCTCATCGGCCTCGCCGCGCAGGCCGTCGTGGTCGTGCAGGGCAACTGGTTCCTCTACCACGGCGCGCAGATGCCCGTGGTGGCGGCGGTCGTCTGGGGCGTCGCGGTGGGCGGCACGCGCAGGTCCCCGCCCTGGTGCTTCGGGGCGGTGTCCCTGCTGTACGGCGTACTGCCGGTGGTGTACGCCCAGTTGCCCGGTAGGTTCCAGCGGCCGTGGGAGGTCTGGGCGGCCGGCCTGGTCGCACTGCTCGCGGCCGCGGTGGACGTCCTGCTGGAGAAGCGGCTGAGGAACCGCTCGGCCGTCCTGGTCGCCCTGTCCGGCGTCGTCCTGCTGGCCGCGAGCATCTGGCCCGGCTCCCCGCACCTCGTGCTGCACGGCAAGGTCACCGTCACCGGCTCCGGGTACCTGGAGCAGCAGCGGCGCACGGCGGACCAGGTCGACCGGATCGCCGCCGAACTGCCCGCCGGCGTCCCGGTGCTGTACCTGGCGTTCGGCGAGACGGCGTACGACCTCGACCACCCGGCCCAGTGCCGCTACCCGATCGCCACGTTCCTCCAGCGCACCCGCTACCTGCCGGACGTGGCCGAACTGAAGTCGTTCAAGGAGAACGCCGACTGCGTCGACCACGACCCGGCCCCGTACGCGGTGCTGGAGCGGCCCTGGTTCCAGCCGGGCCACGTCGACCCGCAGCTGTGGCGCCGGATCACCGCGGTGTACGACTGCCCCGCCGGGGACCCGGGGGAGCGGCTCGTGCTGTGCGTCAGGCGTTGAGCCCGAGTGAGGCCGTGACCTCGCGGGCCATCGCCACCGAGTAGCTCTGCCCCCGGTCCTGCGGGTAGATCTGCGCCATCGTGGCCAGCGTGACCCGGCTCATGGGCGTCTCATGGGCCGGGATCAGCGCACGGTACTCGGGCGTCACCACCGGCTGGGCGAACCCGGCCTTCGAGAAGTGCCAGTTCTGGATCCAGGACTTCTCGAAGGCCGGGTTG
This is a stretch of genomic DNA from Streptomyces sp. NBC_00285. It encodes these proteins:
- a CDS encoding glycosyltransferase family 29 protein gives rise to the protein MTTVQKRRARARGGELDECLRACAAHSGKIVGSVDRRRVELGEQLRKLLVVWGTTATAAPATPPTSGATALLKRAVKGASSPSVNIPAELLDVLLAVANKALECGYDDELNLALIISDTVLAQRKNSRAGWRLRARLLEALGEETEALEAYEKYLSLTDDDGFGVRARIAGLRIAGDKERELLELLTRQVPGARAFSGRPATDVWAEGLAAHAVADWAAAEPRLVGALLSLAGESAPVQERQELLSQYLDLRSTEDTDLTALTEAVELYAEQRRNRMRGPVDDPTVGGVQWITLGEFRNLIAGKSICLIANSGRVGASSMGKEIDAYDIVVRFNSYRIDPKHTGSRTDVHATIHKHGFNWDQQVTTRLVFGGVSGDWKYSLRNRLVPGAQTYLGDESLRWPVRNIGKVSTDVWSGIPTSGFNMLWLLDFLDVSPKLDLIGFDFYESGAYRLQEAMKLAITSVHEYTSEKAWVMERAQSVTDMRISLR
- a CDS encoding glycosyltransferase codes for the protein MTSNSLIGTAAPLAPVTDAHALTGKRKTAFASFVDENYLPGFLVLLRSLALSNPGVCEDFVVLYDDLRPGSIAKIRALHPRIVLKRVDADHYDAYKKGDQDNYLVRKAYFILDVFKLREYDTVITLDTDMVVLGDLGELLRLREGLAAVPQFFYGQHKLNSGLLVIQREYLSDAFCAKLDTCGRSGDYELDKHDQGILNAVLDGDFVRLDARYNFVKRRLSGDLPVPDDTAILHFTGRHKPWQGGETGYSRAEERWREFELSDAEFQAAYMESPGGLHHDLVVHYGTPHVARTADVEVARKVAAAHIASGDYQHAVDILSSVRIPLDEAWPHEVLGHALMSVSRYDEARTQLLLAAAAPNRAATAYARLAQMAWVSGDNTEALRHATAGMSVDPTHRSSRLWAQRAAAVPAQELGAPEDQLAHVAFYMDRQGNAGDKLLPESVRSAFGPDTTSRRWHPVHAHRLFDEAALQRVNRRRGMVIGGGGLFIPDTMPNGNSAWQWNVPDELLKRIDVPIAVFAVGFNAFDGQSYRAGRFRDSLRLLVEQSSFFGLRNHGSIEKVRAMVPSHLHDKIRFQPCPTTVTRQLVPGWQDPVKRDDTILLNAAYDRAGLRFGHDYDYFLAQMAKAVRDLGELAEVQCAAHSLDDEKIVFDLRREHGISMPVIPMYDFDNKAILDLYARTKLVIGMRGHAGMIPFGCGTPIISLISHPKMAYFLRDIERPEWGVSVHDRHLAARLVERSKELLADHDGSVADVHGRQQELWKVTEANAADLRVLLGG